From one Rhodamnia argentea isolate NSW1041297 chromosome 1, ASM2092103v1, whole genome shotgun sequence genomic stretch:
- the LOC115751292 gene encoding GDSL esterase/lipase At5g14450-like, with protein MVGTREARLSIGKQNFGLARGIATVVIGVLVAIAFSVLMPRKTESSSWTLGDSGVCRFPAIYNFGDSNSDTGGRSAVFYRLPSPYGSSFFGKPAGRFSDGQVVIDVIAEKLGLPFVSAYLDSVGSDYRHGVNFATGGSTIQPIDGRAFDARFSPISLDVQLLQFQQFKARTNELFSNGVKSPLPLPADFSKALYTLDIGQNDLHAGFKFTTEEQVQASIPNITHQFASVVEKLYQEGARAFWIHNTGPLGCIPMTARHISAMQPDKVDGTGCVKSHNEIAQEFNRQLKERVSDLRAKLTNAVLTYVDMYSAKFMLISEAKQHGFTDPLSYCCGRDGDYFLPCGMKIAVDGVEVSGDSCSDPSRHVSWDGIHYSHAANLWIANKILDGSFSDPPVAITESCHKAL; from the exons ATGGTTGGTACAAGAGAAGCCCGATTGAGTATTGGGAAGCAAAACTTCGGTCTCGCAAGGGGCATTGCGACAGTGGTGATTGGAGTCCTTGTGGCTATTGCGTTTTCAGTCTTGATGCCTAGGAAAACAGAGAGTAGTAGCTGGACATTGGGGGATTCGGGGGTTTGCCGCTTCCCGGCGATTTACAACTTTGGCGATTCGAATTCCGACACCGGCGGTCGGTCGGCCGTGTTTTACCGGCTCCCTTCACCTTACGGGAGCAGCTTCTTCGGGAAACCAGCGGGCCGGTTCTCGGATGGCCAAGTCGTTATTGATGTCATAG CCGAGAAACTTGGTTTGCCATTTGTATCTGCGTATTTGGACTCTGTAGGTTCTGATTATCGCCACGGAGTGAATTTTGCCACTGGAGGCTCTACCATCCAGCCAATCGACGGCAGAGCATTTGATGCGAGATTCAGCCCTATCTCTCTCGATGTGCAGCTTCTGCAGTTCCAACAGTTCAAGGCGCGGACCAACGAGCTATTCAGTAACGGTGTCAAAAGCCCTCTTCCACTACCGGCTGACTTCTCCAAGGCTCTATACACTCTCGACATCGGTCAAAACGATCTCCACGCTGGCTTTAAATTTACGACAGAAGAACAAGTGCAAGCCTCTATTCCCAACATCACACATCAGTTTGCTTCAGTGGTCGAG AAGCTATACCAAGAAGGGGCAAGAGCTTTCTGGATACACAACACTGGTCCCCTCGGCTGCATACCCATGACCGCCAGGCACATTTCCGCCATGCAGCCCGATAAGGTGGACGGAACCGGCTGCGTGAAGTCGCACAATGAAATAGCTCAAGAATTTAACAGGCAGCTCAAGGAGAGAGTCTCTGATCTGAGGGCGAAACTCACCAATGCTGTTCTCACTTATGTCGACATGTATTCTGCGAAGTTCATGCTGATAAGTGAAGCAAAGCAGCATG GTTTCACCGATCCCCTCAGCTATTGTTGCGGCCGCGACGGAGATTACTTCTTACCATGCGGGATGAAAATAGCAGTGGATGGAGTTGAAGTTTCTGGGGATTCTTGCAGCGATCCTTCCAGACACGTGAGCTGGGACGGTATTCACTACTCTCACGCCGCGAACCTTTGGATTGCGAACAAAATCCTGGACGGCTCCTTCTCCGATCCCCCCGTGGCCATAACAGAATCATGTCACAAGGCCCTCTAG